In one Amia ocellicauda isolate fAmiCal2 chromosome 2, fAmiCal2.hap1, whole genome shotgun sequence genomic region, the following are encoded:
- the LOC136762097 gene encoding cystatin-like protein, giving the protein MSRLLPVLLLTAGALLAPTKGQGETDFNKLSDVLKTAVNLAIKDCNEKKLFKDHLNFFSTIEPTSDNSFVDFNFYMKVTHCSKTNRHEHRGDCKFNDKRPLLDCVVCGRRHGNSIESPYIHCVPKKHLVKKHQTERKEKCDIYRPGQESLLFQRGCEGCY; this is encoded by the exons ATGAGCCGCCTGCtgcctgtgctgctgctcaCTGCCGGGGCCCTGCTGGCCCCCACCAAGGGGCAGGGAGAGACAGACTTTAACAAGCTCTCTGATGTCTTGAAGACAGCGGTCAACCTGGCCATCAAAGACTGCAATGAGAAAAAATTATTTAAGGACCATTTGAATTTCTTCAGCACCATCGAGCCAACg AGTGACAACAGTTTTGTTGATTTCAACTTTTATATGAAAGTAACGCACTGCTCTAAGACCAATAGACACGAACACCGTGGGGACTGCAAGTTCAATGACAAAAGA CCATTGCTAGACTGTGTGGTATGCGGCAGAAGACACGGGAACAGCATTGAATCGCCCTACATCCACTGTGTTCCAAAAAAACACCTGGTAAAAAAG CATCAAACCGAGAGAAAGGAGAAGTGTGACATCTACAGACCGGGCCAAGAGAGTCTGTTGTTTCAGAGGGGCTGTGAGGGCTGTTACTGA
- the LOC136712421 gene encoding melanoma inhibitory activity protein 2-like: MSKNLDQSNREILAELDRIEKDWESEKASRIQQDELLAGMQSSLKNMEEEAREQRSQMEQTQTIFKIYEMNSERLKTNLQAAQEENCDLRESEGQLLREAEGRAERLDDLSEQIRMCESSQRNMQEHCSNKDEHIQEMSKNLDQSNREILAELDRIEKDWESEKASRIQQDELLAGMQSSLKNMEEEAREQRSQMEQTLTECLLKMTDWDSKLQKEADRKDNNGKGTPENGGCLDTHQNPKVQKLLDSAKMSADLRSVVEERNWVFARLADEAKAKQDLQERIEMLQSGEVLLESENDKVLRATQKLQQKVQIMAEIHLENELRLHRRMEILNPGRKRKTGCLPDFLVRREQRKISKCEVCPTQGCVTGCPLLLHTTWDTSQ, from the exons ATGTCTAAGAATCTGGACCAGTCCAATCGAGAAATACTGGCAGAACTGGATCGCATAGAGAAGGACTGGGAGTCTGAGAAGGCATCTCGGATACAGCAAGATGAACTG CTGGCAGGAATGCAGTCATCGCTGAAGAACATGGAAGAAGAAGCCAGAGAGCAGAGATCACAGATGGAGCAG ACACAgacaatctttaaaatatacGAGATGAACAGCGAACGGCTGAAGACAAATCTTCAAGCAGCCCAAGAGGAGAATTGTGATCTTCGAGAGAGTGAAGGCCAG CTTCTACGAGAAGCAGAAGGAAGGGCTGAGCGGCTGGATGACCTCTCTGAGCAGATCAGGATGTGTGAGAGCTCTCAGAGAAACATGCAGGAGCACTGCTCCAATAAGGACGAGCACATTCAG GAAATGTCTAAGAATCTGGACCAGTCCAATCGAGAAATACTGGCAGAACTGGATCGCATAGAGAAGGACTGGGAGTCTGAGAAGGCATCTCGGATACAGCAAGATGAACTG CTGGCAGGAATGCAGTCATCGCTGAAGAACATGGAAGAAGAAGCCAGAGAGCAGAGATCACAGATGGAGCAG ACTCTCACAGAGTGCCTGCTGAAGATGACAGACTGGGACTCCAAGCTGCAAAAGGAAGCTGATAGGAAGGACAATAACGGGAAAGGCACCCCAGAGAATGGAGGTTGTCTAG ATACACATCAGAACCCGAAAGTACAGAAGCTTCTTGATTCAGCAAAG atgAGTGCAGATTTAAGATCCGTGGTGGAAGAGAGAAACTGGGTCTTTGCCAGACTTGCTGATGAAGCGAAAGCAAAGCAAGATCTCCAAG AGCGCATTGAAATGCTTCAGAGCGGTGAGGTTTTGCTGGAGTCTGAGAATGACAAGGTCCTCCGCGCTACTCAGAAACTCCAGCAGAAGGTGCAGATCATGGCTGAGATACACCTGGAGAACGAGCTGAGGTTACACAG AAGAATGGAGATTTTAAATCCAGGAAGAAAGAGGAAAACAGGGTGTTTGCCTGACTTCCTGGTGAGGCGAGAGCAAAGGAAGATCTCCAAG TGTGAGGTCTGCCCCACCCAGGGATGTGTCACCGGTTGCCCCCTTCTCCTCCACACCACATGGGATACCAGCCAGTGA
- the LOC136712415 gene encoding uncharacterized protein LOC136712415: MSRLLPVLLLTAGALLAPTEGQSPFHLNQLEQRAVNAVIKHFNGSNRLKKAFHIHTESRVSATTVTEAGGTFHSLEIYVKETDCPHDVPSTQDCKILPSGALRICKACFAVTAPEDFHSAKRYIDCTPVRVMNKRRQDHAAQECKNIHDKVSDYLPRDSVRRVPEPYYSGMSMSAYYPKQIPQDVIKVLKIDTSAAPLSQ, encoded by the exons ATGAGCCGCCTGCtgcctgtgctgctgctcaCTGCCGGGGCCCTGCTGGCCCCCACCGAGGGGCAGAGCCCCTTCCACCTCAACCAGCTGGAGCAAAGAGCTGTGAACGCTGTTATTAAACACTTCAATGGGAGTAACCGCTTGAAGAAAGCCTTCCACATCCACACAGAGTCAAGGGTGTCTGCGACCACTGTCACAGAG GCTGGTGGGACCTTCCACAGCTTGGAGATCTATGTGAAGGAGACGGACTGTCCTCATGATGTCCCCTCAACACAGGACTGCAAGATCCTGCCCAGCGGG GCACTGAGGATCTGTAAGGCATGCTTTGCAGTCACTGCCCCCGAAGACTTCCACAGCGCCAAGAGATACATCGACTGCACCCCTGTACGAGTCATGAACAAG agGCGACAGGACCATGCAGCTCAAGAGTGTAAAAACATTCATGACAAAGTCTCAGATTATCTTCCAAGGGATTCAGTTCGTAGGGTTCCTGAACCATATTACTCAGGGATGTCTATGTCTGCCTATTATCCTAAGCAAATTCCTCAAGATGTCATCAAAGTCCTCAAGATTGACACGTCTGCTGCCCCACTTTCCCAGTAG